One region of Indicator indicator isolate 239-I01 unplaced genomic scaffold, UM_Iind_1.1 iindUn_scaffold_138, whole genome shotgun sequence genomic DNA includes:
- the RIMS3 gene encoding regulating synaptic membrane exocytosis protein 3 — protein sequence MFNGDGGSGSCSGSGRNVIRSSSISGEMYSVEQSARGGADSVPLSASKKRRSSLGAKMVAIVGLSQWSKSTLQLNQTEGGPKKLRSNIRRSTETGIAVEMRTRVTRQGSRESTDGSTNSNSSDGTFIFPTTRLGPESQFSDFLDGLGPGQLVGRQTLATPPMGDVHVGMAERNGQLEVEVIQARGLIPKMGSKCIPATYVKVYLLENGVCLAKKKTKVVKKTCDPSYQQPLLFEESPQGKVLQVIVWGDYGRMDHKCFMGMAQIILEELDLSSTVAGWYKLFPTSSLADSSIGPLTRRLSQSSLESSTSPSCP from the exons ATGTTCAACGGGGATGGGGGCTCGGGCTCGTGCTCGGGCTCGGGCAGGAACGTCATCCGCAGCTCCAGCATCAGCGGCGAGATGTACAGCGTGGAGCAGAGCGCCCGCGGCGGCGCCGACTCCGTCCCCCTCAGCGCCAGCAAGAAGCGGCGCTCCAGCCTGGGTGCCAAGATGGTAGCCATCGTGGGCTTGTCCCAGTGGAGCAAGAGCACCTTGCAGCTCAACCAGACTG AGGGTGGCCCCAAAAAGCTGCGCAGCAACATCCGGCGGAGCACAGAGACCGGGATCGCAGTGGAGATGCGCACCAGGGTGACTCGGCAGGGCAGCCGCGAGTCCACCGACGGCAGCACCAACAGCAACAGCTCCGACGGCAC GTTCATCTTCCCCACCACCCGGCTGGGGCCTGAGAGCCAGTTCAGTGACTTCCTTGACGGGCTGGGGCCAGGCCAGTTGGTTGGGAGGCAGACCCTGGCCACCCCTCCCATGG GTGATGTCCATGTGGGCATGGCTGAGCGGAACGGGcagctggaggtggaggtgATCCAGGCCAGGGGACTTATCCCAAAGATGGGCTCCAAGTGCATCCCTG CCACCTACGTCAAAGTCTACCTGTTGGAGAACGGCGTCTGCCTGGCCAAGAAGAAGACCAAGGTGGTGAAGAAAACCTGTGACCCATCCtaccagcagcccctgctcttCGAGGAGAGTCCCCAGGGCAAAGTCCTGCAG GTGATCGTCTGGGGAGACTACGGCCGCATGGACCACAAGTGCTTCATGGGGATGGCCCAGATCATCCTGGAGGAGCTGGACCTGTCCAGCACCGTGGCTGGGTGGTACAAACTCTTCCCCACCTCCTCGCTGGCCGACTCCAGCATCGGACCTCTGACGCGCCGCCTGTCCCAGTCGTCCCTGGAGAGCTCCACCAGCCCGTCCTGCCCCTAG